TTCGAACCAGACTCAACTACAAAAAGAGTGCTTACTTCACTGCATACTTCTGGCGGCTGAGAAAACTGGTATTCATGACTACGTCCATCTTCATTCCCTTTATGCAGTTcgttaacaaacaaaaaaagctaCTATATTAAGTTCAATATTGGATTTTACCTCATCAAATTCTttaattctataaattttctCTTTGTCgcattataatatattaaaacattACCCACAATTTTAATGCCAGACGGTTGGCTACAGTGTTTCTTTTTTTAGATTTCGAAATTACAGTTGAAACTTGAACTTCAATCATATCCGCAATATGCCTGCTGCATGGCCAGCTTCAAATAATCATTTCATACTATAGGTCAGTCCAACACATCCGCTAGTATCTcgtatatatatttaagaaataattcatggaagccatagattgctGGAAATtgacacatggcctgggccgtgatattcgaattttatcctgagcgttacgctcaggataaaattcgaatatcacggcccaggccatgtgtcaatttccaacaatctatggcttccatgaattatttcgattctaataggacaaatacgtcataggtcattaaaaaactgaagcgagggtgggtatgctgtgtatgtgactgttcttttttactccctgttagataaagctcaactatctttataaatatgtaacttgcgtaggttatttcgagaataactgctagaaaaaaactttttaattctttaagttctcaaaaccaacatttgtcatttttaatttacatgtttttctcgtaagcttccgtcaaatcaaaagttgacattttgtaactaagagccatgttgacttgctgaaatgggTAATTATgagaataatgcaatagaatagaaaataaaacaaaacctacctcaaaaaatcagttttaatacaatatcatacgaattccgatggttcacgtaacagaaaactttaaATCTTCAATCTTTGTCGTGATGACGTCACAGAGTAATCTCTCTTGTAAATTATTCTCTCTTGTAAAATTATTTCTGCTATTGTTTCTGCTTCTTTAGCAGCTTCTTTTGCCAGGGAGTCTGCCTCATCATTTCCTTTTATGTTGGCATGTCCTGGTGTCCAGTTTAAGTTGATTAAAATTCCATGttcgtttaaattttttattttccctttgatttcGTTAATGGTTTGATGATAGCTGTCACTTTTCCAATTAAGAGTTAAGATACCTAATGCGGTTTGACTGTCCGAAAATTAGTTAAAGTGTCAATTTGCGCTTTTGAAAAAGATTCTATGTGATCCAGTACAATTTTTATTGCTATAAGTTCAGCTAGCAAGATTGATCCTTTGTTAGAGACaggtctttttaatttttcttcttgATCATTGATGTAGATTATAGCTCCTGCACCGCAGGGGCCTGGATTTCCCAAACATGATCCATCTGTAAAAGCGACTGCTGTGTTTGGTGTTTGAGATTTGAGTTGTTCAGAGATAATTTGTTTCCCTTCCTCTATTTGGGCTGTTGTTCTGGATTTTGAGCTGCCTATGTTACGCCAGTAGTCAGGGGCTCTAATGACTGATACTAGACCTTGGTATTCATACTGTGGTTCTATCTTGTTTATATCAACCAATTCTGTATCTCTCATGTCTTCTGTTTGTTGATACATTTTTCCTAATGGTGATATACATTTTTCTGGATATTTCTCCTCtttccaaatttcaaattttcttttaattgggACATTATTACTGTATGAGTTAATTTTTCCTAACTCTCTGATGGCCATTTCTTCTCTTCTTAAATCTATTGGTAATGTTCCACTAAGTACTTCTAATGCTTCAAGAGATGAGTGAGATGGTAAATCTAAACACATTGCTAGcccttttatttgtatttcatttaatttttcaagATGACTTGCAGTGCTCGATTGCCAAATGCTGCTAGCATAATTAAAAATTGAACATACTTAGCTGTCATATATTTGAATAAGTGTATTGGTTGGTACTAATGCTATTCCCTTGATTTCTCTTATAATTCTTAATGATTTTTTGGCTTTCTTCACTGTAGATTCTATGTGactattgaaatttaatttaattggTTCCACCATTGATGAAAAGTTCAGTAAAAAAGAAGTCTGGACCTGGTGctgattctttttttaatttaaaaatggatCCTTCTAACTCTTCCATTGTAATATAATCATTGTACTTGATGTTATCTGTATTTTCTTGATTAGAAGTACTAATGCTGATGTATTTCTGTGTGATGTCATCATAGAATTGGTCATTAAAATTATTTGCTTTTAAACGGTAACCTTCAAAGAAGGTATTTTTAAGGATGTTAGATTTTTTTGATTCAGTGAAAAGAATATTTCCATTATTTTCTTGTAATGGATGTACTAAATTTTCAGATTTCGTTTcagttaatttttcaaaattcgaCCATTTTTCCCTTAAAGATTTTGCTTCTCCAATTTTTTCACACAAGTCTTCAGACCATTTATTTTGGGCATCTCGTTTTGTCATCTCAAAATCATTTTCTGCTTTTGCAACATATTCAAAATTTCCTGGTgtactttttaatttaaatttcttttgggCTTTGtttagttttcctttcatttctCTGATATCATCATTCCACCATGGAGGGTGttgtattattgtctttttcTTTGGTTTGACTAAGGGAATGCATTTTGTCATACCGTTTGTTAAAGTTTTCAAATCGGTTGTagttattttctatattttcattttgtggaaaggataattttgaaaatgattcTTTTGCTGTTTCTTTCCATGCATTCCAATCACATTTTTTGATATTCCAATATTCCTCTTCTGGTGTATTTTCTTCATGAGGATTTCCTGCATTAAAATCTAACAATACTGCAATATGGTCTGATTGTACCTTTTCATGAGTTAGGGTTATACAATTTTTTACATCATTAAATAGTGGCCTTGAAATTAGAAATAAGTCTATTACAGAACTACTTGCTCTTCTTGTAGCCTGTCCATCATTAACACAAATCAGCTTAGCTGTTGTCATACACTGTTCTAGTAGTTCTCCATGTTTATTTTCAACTGTATTGTTCCATTCGAAGGATTTAGCATTTAGATCACCTACCaatattaaattgtttaaattttgttgttGAATATGTGTATAAAGCTTTTTCATCAACTCTGGTTTATCTGGTGGGATGTACGGAACCCAAAGACATTTACTTCAATACTGACCATTTCAATGtcttttaattctaaattttccTGTCTTTGTCCTATGAAATgattgtttggctttaaaaatattgcAGATCCCCCCTTGCTTTGTTTGGTCTAGGTGATGTAATTGGTTTCCAATCACCAAATGAGAGTGGATTTTTTCCGATTCAAATGATTCATTTATGCATAAGATGTCAACATTATATTTTTCACAAAGTTCTTTTAGTCCAGTTGCTGTTTTAAAAGATTGAGTATTTAGGAAaaggattttcatgttgaatatatatatatatatatatatatggttaaatacagtttttaaatttatgttgGTTGATAAAGCGAATGAAGGCGATGACGATTTATGGTTTCCCTCACAGTTTCTACAAGTCGCTGGCTTTGTACAGAAAGTTTCTGAACAGGAATTTGATCCACAGTTGTGACAATGTTTTTTATCCTGACACTGGTTAGCAGAATGACCAAGATACTGACAGTTATAGCATCTAACAAACTTGACGtttcttttttattcaactttgatTTTCTTGGTGATGTTAGTAGAAACATTGGCAATTTCTATGTCTAGGGATTTATCTAAATCTGATGGGCTGTCAAAGAAGATTTTAACTACTTTCATGTGACGTTTTGTATCCCAAAAATGGAGTCTACAAATTTCAGAGATATTTCCTCCAGTTTGATATTCAATTTCTGATTTGAGTTTATCCAATTTTAAATTCAATGGTATGTTTTTAGCAAAACCTATTATATTTTTGTCTTGAAAATGATTTGCAGGATTATGTGCCACAATGTCTTCTCCAAATACTTCCTTAGCGTCTcttttttgaactttttcttttcttctgaaGATGGGAAATGGGGGGAAATTCCTCCAAAGGGAAGtttatatgaaaatttaattatattcgAACCCTTTTCTTTTTTgcttataaatttcttttttaatatctgtACTGGTTTTACACTTTTCAGGTTCCTTGATTGTGTCAGCAATGAAAATATCCTCTGTTTCTTccttgaatgatttttgtttaggtttacatgtaatatttattGACTGCTGTAATGATTGATTGGTATCATTTACTGTGGTTTGTTGTGTTGGATATACTATGTTTGTATTATTCAGTTGATTATTAACTGTTTTAGTGATGTTTGTTGCTCTTTCaaatgtattttcttttcttattatgCAAAATGCATAGGAATACTTTATATGGTATGTAGTATATTTAATAGAGTCTCTGTTGTTGATACCTGCACATGAACAGTGCTACCAGCATCTACAAGTATTGCATTCAATCCAATCAGTCTTAGAGTGCGTTTTGTCCTTGCCACATCCAATGCATATTTCGTAGTCTTTTAGTATGTTTGGTTTGTTATTTTCACAGACATTTACGTTTAAATTGTTTGTTGTGTCACTATCAGTGTCACTTTCTGGACAAATCTGAGTTATATGTTGTCGTTGGTGATTTGTTTTTGAAGGGGAGAAGTGGTTTTTCTCCTTTTTCGTTCTTTGACTTCTTCTTAACATGACAGGTATGTTATGAGTACATTGTTGTTCACAAATATTTTGTGAATGAAAAGTATTACCTTGACTGGTATTCTTCTGTTTGTATTTCTAAAACCGGAAGTGTGGAATGTACACACAAAATGGTGACGTCACAATTAATGTTTATTAACAACGGAGTGGATAATTTCtcattgaatgaaaaataaataagaaaaataaaatattaggaAAATTTTGTATTACCGAAGTAAAGAATTCTTAAAAATTGTTGTTCTACACTTCCAAACTGAATAAATCACAggttaataagaaaagaaatgccattggatatttttttctgaacggATGTTACTATGGATGCATCCCATAAAAGTTTACAAGATATGTCTTTTTCTTTGCAAAATTCACAGAAAGTCTTTCTATAAACAATCACACAATCCTCAAAAAGCTTAAAGATGATAAATTAACCTGACTTTTAAGATTAAAAATGACTAAAAAcgatttaaatattgaaaaatgtacGGAGCTTGTTTCAAAACAGCTGATCGTAAGCAGCGCCACCTATCTATTTCTTCAAAACTTTCAAGTTTAGCGGGTTCATTTGTATGAcatcatgttttgaaatgacttaaatgcgccaaaaagattaatagactttcgcggaattttatttaatttttattttgttgatttctccgagctcttgtgcattacttctttttattatgcatacgaataagaataaaagttattttgtcttttttaattgcacttcttaaaacaataaaatcggcaaaggatctgcaaataggttccaatacatgtagatttacgggGGAAGTATATtttaacagccattattatgcatatctctgagtctgcgccaagtatattttatcgagaattttatcacagtgttgtttacaaagctaaagaagcacgtcgtATTAGAATTCGacgcaactgtcatacaagtgagaggtaaagctagttaacaagaatgtgtccaaagtacacggatgccccgcTCGCACTATCATTCTCCATGTTcaatagaccgtgaaattggataaaaaatctaatttggcattaaaattagatttaaaaccaggtttaggtcacctttttcttcataaaaaatgtctgtactaagtcaggaatatgacctaGGTTATATCTGTTTGCTGTgtatgaacttttgattttgtcattttattagatactttcctttttgaattttcttcgaagttcagaatttttgtgattttacttatgaCACTGTCCTTTGCTTTTCATACTTTATATAAATGttctggaccatatgagtatttggagcATACACGTATGGTCCGGATAATTGAAACGTGTACTTTTAATGCTAATTCACTTCATAAGGGATGACCATTCTAGTTGTCACGTCAACAAAAAGACGCTATCAAaggtcattttattatattttattatatcatgaTGATAATAAGAtcaactaaataaaaataagcagtttcacacaATTATCATCAAGTGATGTGTTTTCGTACTAATAACAATTTTCTCTGCTTACGGTTTTCACTGTTGAGTTTTTATTCAGGTGTTTACTCAAATTTGAAAAACACGTCCTATCTAATGATTTTATGTATCTAGTTTTTGTGTCAAGGCTTTCTACGATTTTTAACCGTTTCCGATTACTTTGCGATTTTCGTATGTCAAAAAAACggcgtcatatgttttcgtataaATCAAAAATTGGATCAGTTCACTGACAGGAGATGACTATATAGTCTATATAATCCGGAAATTAGAATTTTTTAAAGTCGTTGTTCTCAGTCAGGTGATCGCTTGAATCATAATAAAGGTTATTCAATACTATTCAGTTCTAGAAATAAATAGTAAATAGTTTTAGGTTGGTGTTTCTTGACTGaaattgttacatttttatttatttccgaTTGACACTTGGTTTCTACAAAGGAAAtgatttttttggaaaacaaaatgcagtttttaaaatttaGGGTTTAAATGTAAGAAGTAAAGACTGTTTTCATCTTCGTGTATCAAGGATGTATAAAAAGAATTGtcaattaaatattgaataaatggattttgaacagcaattttatataaataccATGATAATTTTAACGCGCTCGtttgtaataaaaatgaaaaaaaacacacatgaCAGTCACATGTCTAGAAGATCCGATGTCGGGCACGCCACAGGCAGACGATATAGCTATACTTCATATAACCCCTCAGAATATTGCTCAACAACTCTTTTAGTGAAGCATATTTTTGGCATTATATAAAAATGGTTAATCtggtcaattttattaatttttttctagcGTTTTTTAAAACGactttgaatatgttttaaagaTGTCAAGTTGTAGTGTTGTACAAAATTTAGAAACCGAAAAAACCGCCACAATATAGGCGTGTGAAATCGAAACCGATGAAATATTGatgatacgaaaacatatgacatacgaaaacatatgacacgaCGATAGTTTTACTAACTAGTTAAAACTATAGTAAGCTCATTTTATACCCATGGTCAATACCGATTTATTATAACGAGTGAATTGCAATATGTCGACGTCGGAAAACATCTTAATGAACTGTTGAATAAGAAGTCAACTGTTTTACTAACTGACGAAAAAGTCGACAGGAAAAGAATCAAATAATTGACACTATAGAGAGGAACAGAAAACATTACCACCCAGATTCATACAATACGTGAAAGACAGAGGGTTACAACTTGTAATTATATAAAACTTGTGCCGTTTTGGATAGACTTTGAATTATAAAATGAATACATTTCATGTACCcatcattggttttttttatagatcaGGTTAACTGTATTATTGAAACAATTCTAATACATATTTGAAGAAATACctatatatatggtttaaatactcatatggtccggcccgttaataaccaaacgagtatatatactcatatggtccgaccatacgcgtgcggtccaaatactcatatggtccactGAGATCTATAGAacataaacatattgttcaaTTTTAAAAGTACGATAATTTCTGACATCAAGTTTTCACATATATCCTATTTCACTAATTGAATTATATCAGTGCAATGttaaacatatatacacatgtaggaaataagtaatagaaatattttgttttcagaattTTAGCAAAAGAGATGTCTGTAGAAAAATTTGTACTCGAcatacatgaaaataaatgtaCGTTTGGGATTCGGGATGAAAATGAGATAGAGGAGATAGAATCAGCTGTAAGGGACGCCATCACACGCATTTGCGAGTTTATGGATTCGGAAGATCCACGGCTATATATATCGGATGCCATTCCAGCAGGAGGATACTATGAAGAAACGAAAATAGGAAATCCATATGAATTTGATTACATGGTTGTTTGTGATATTCTCTCCCTTGAAACGGAATTCAAAATGGTGAAAAGCTGTCCCGGATGTGTAACCCTTTTGCCCCACCATCGAGATCGTTGGGAAGACTTTTGTTCAGGAGAAAAGTTTTGTTTTGCTCCAAATAAACAAGTAGATAGCTCAGAAAAAATTGGTTCTTCGTTTAATGATTACTTCGAAATGGTTATGAAATACGCATGTAAGGAAGTTGAAAAATGTATATCGAAGACATTAGGAAATTTGCATTTAGTTGGAGGTGGTTTTAAATCCCTTTCTGTCGTGTGGGAAAGTCTCTCGAAAGAAACTTTGAAAAACAATCCAGATTTCGGTTTAATTGATGTAGATATGATGCCATGCATAAGAATTCCAGAAgatgaaatgaacaaaatccttCAGGAAGTTCCATCTATTTTGCACAAGTACGTAAGGAAAGATGGTTGCCATATTGTT
Above is a window of Mytilus galloprovincialis chromosome 7, xbMytGall1.hap1.1, whole genome shotgun sequence DNA encoding:
- the LOC143083186 gene encoding uncharacterized protein LOC143083186 is translated as MSVEKFVLDIHENKCTFGIRDENEIEEIESAVRDAITRICEFMDSEDPRLYISDAIPAGGYYEETKIGNPYEFDYMVVCDILSLETEFKMVKSCPGCVTLLPHHRDRWEDFCSGEKFCFAPNKQVDSSEKIGSSFNDYFEMVMKYACKEVEKCISKTLGNLHLVGGGFKSLSVVWESLSKETLKNNPDFGLIDVDMMPCIRIPEDEMNKILQEVPSILHKYVRKDGCHIVPKNCSIYSEHFCCQISFTRPELYMVRELSQHHIKCYKILKVISKTMSVLCFDSYAMKTSILHHCYFEDCNENGCIHSCILKVLEYLKETSGKKFLPNIFIPSKNVWEHSMVGTDADIDRFYKAQAGLANLVIEIFLHISEINIQEYSFQSCFNIFEELEKYLKKLSDGDIVFTQVETMMRAFLLKGKSSDNNRCSKL